TCCTGTGGAGTATCTATTTCCTGGCATCTAATAGAAACAGCCTTCATTGGGTTAAACTTCTCTATAATTTGATAGACATGCCCTTTACCCGACTCTAATTTCGCAGCATCAATCTGAACTAGCCCTGACCATTCATAGTTTCCTTTAGTCCTTGAAAAACTAGTTATAAATTCTTCAGACTTGTCTTGAATAATATTAACAAGTACTGGGTCCTCTGTATTAATATCACAGTACCCAATACACTCATTTCTAGACTCTAGGAACAACTGGAAGTCTTCTGGATGCACCAACAGATCTCCATCAAGCGAAATGACTAAACCTTTCGCATGCTTAGCTCCCAAAGATAAACTAGCCCCAGTTCCAGTCGTTAGATAGTCATGATTAAAAACAAAAGTTACATCCTTCCTTACGGTCAACACATGCTCAATAACCTGATCAGCTTGAAAACCAACAACTACTCGAACATCCTCAATGTTCTTTAACATTTCCAATTGCCAGGAGATAAGAGGCTTTCCCTCTAATTCAATCAATGCTTTAGTGATACCTAACCCTAATCTTGAACCTACTCCCGCACAGTTTATAACAACTGTCTTAGAAATCGACATAATTGATCCTCCTGATATATTGCATGAGTAGCATATGCCAAAACTGATTTTGCTGGAGCGTGCACCCCCCCATAAGCTAAACCAATAGTTGCTTCTCTTATCATTTCAGCATCGTTGTTCCCTTCACCCACAGCAACAAATTCACCTGGTATCTTCTTTGCTACTTGCCTCTTTTCAAGCACTTCCAACACTCTGACAATTTTCCCTTTTTCTACCTCAGCTCTCGAAGTAAAACTTTTGACTCCTAGCTGCTGACAAAGGGGCCCCACCCAAACATCCAAATTACCTGTTACGATATTACATTGTTCCTTGTTCTCATTGATAAACTCAACAATTTTCTTGTTCAAAGGGGCACTCAGTACTATATCCTGAACTACTTTAACTGGAATTGATTTTAACAAGTCAACTCTTTTAAGAAAGCTTTCATGAAAAGGAATGAGTCCCTTTATAGTATCTTCTGTTAATTTTTTTATCTCTTCGTACAATCCTAACTCTTTGGATATAATAGGAAGTAATTCTTTTTTTGTAATTGTTCCATCCAAATCAAATAAAAATGTCCACTCTTTCTCCACTTCACTGCCTCCTTAGACGGAAGTAACATTATTTCTTTAAACCCTTCGTAAAACGAAAATCCATTGTTTTGTTTCCTTCTGAGCTTTTATATCTCGGAAAAAGAATTCCTCATTCACTTCCATTTTGAATCCATTTTCAAGAAAAACGTCAAACAATTCAAAATACTCTTTTTCTGTTCTATAAATTGCACTATAATCACTTTTAAGGCTCTCTGAATAAAATTTATTAAGTGTAAGACGTTCATTAATTGCAATAGGTTCAGACAAATAAATGATACTTTCTTGTTCTAACCTTTCACTTAAATCTGTTAAAACGTACTTTACATCCTCATCATTCATGTACATTAACACGCCCCCAGATATAACAAAACGGTTAAATTTCTGTTTAAGAGGCAATTCGATCTGACCGTTCGCTATCTCTTGCATAGAAGAATGAAGGAAAAATGTGGATTCTTTTTTTTGAATGTCATCCCTTTTTTTAATTATCTCAATTAGTTCTTTAACATAATCTACTCCCACGTAAGCTTTGGCAAAAGGAGTAATATACTTAGTTATTCGCCCTGTACCACAACCGGCTTCAAGCACAACACTATTGGTATCTAGCTTCAAGAGAGGTAGCCTTTGTTCCACTTCAAAATTAGTCCATTCTTCTATCTTGGATTTATCTCGATCACCAACTAAAACGACTGGTGCATCTACATCAATCGAAACTTTATTAAATGCTCTCTTTTTATAAAATTCGTGGAGACTTTGGTAATCTATCCTTACATTGTCATTGTATACTCTACTCATGTTCTATCCCCCCACTATTCATTTAGTAAAATCTCAGTACCATCCTTAAATTTAATATATGACGCAGAACAGTGCCCTTCTCTCTATTTCAGGTGGGATTTTCATAAAATCACCATAAACTAGTGTTAAAATTTCTGTATAACCTTTAGGAGCAAAAAAGGTTTTTCCTTCAAAATTAACTTCAACTCTCTCTCTATACCATTCACTTTTATAAGTCTGCTTAAATGTGTTATGACTGGCTAACAATGAAGTCTCTTTCTCTTTGTCCCATTTAGCAAATTTTTCGAAAAGCATAATTACAATGTTTCTTGGTACATACGAAAGTAGCTTGTAAATGAGCTTAAGATATAATTTATTGGCATTCTTTTTCCCTACTTGGGACCAAAGAATTTTCCTACAAATCTTGCATACTAAATTTATGATTGTTATTTTAAGTTTACTATTCGAAATATTGTCTAACGGGAGAATATCCAAAAATATACCGTCTTCTTGTTTGATATGTTCTTGGCCAGCTCGAATGTATGAAGTGTCTTTTAACCTAAGCTTTCCATACACCCAGTTATAAAATATATCTGTTTCTTGCGTCTGCAAAAAAAACCTTTCTGTATTCAATTCTTTTTTACACAAATCACAAAATTTTTCATAATCATTTCTTAACATCTGAACGTCTATATCATCATCCCATGGAACAAATCCCTTATGTCGCACTGCTCCAATTAAAGTCCCGTATGCTAAATAATATTTAATATCATGTTCTTTACATATCCTATCTAGTTCAACAAGCAACAATAGAATATCGCTCTGCAGATGCTTTAACTGCTCTTCATTCAATTTGATATAGTTTACCAACGAGTTCAGAGGCCACGACTCCCCTCAACAGACCCATTCTTCAAATCAATATGAGCTAAAATCCGTTCATAATCATCAAAGTAATCAATTTCAGCCCAAAAATGTCCAGAAATATCAATTGTATCTATACGCTTTTCCTTTATTAATGAATATAGTATATTCTCCCACCATAACTGATGATGTTGATCTCCAATCAACATGTTTAATCTTTCGCTAAAATATTCTAAAAATTTCGATTTAATTTTACCTATACCGACATATTCGCAACTACGTTCTTGAATAGGTAATTCCTTTCCATATTTTGTGATTAGTCCGTTTTCTAATTTCAAAAAGTAATCTCCAACAGTAATCCTTTCAGTATCAACAAGTAGCGCACATTCTTTTTCCGTACTTATAATAAGATCCAGTATGGATTCATTAAAATAAACATCGCCATTCATGATAATTGTGTCCTCAGTCAATTCAGCACGCGCGAACCATATTGAAGCAATACTGTTTGTAACATCGTAAAAAGGATTGTAGTAATAAGTAACATCCATGCCTTCCAATGCTTTGTAGATTTCCGACTTGTAATAACCTACACACACTACTGGTTTAATATTTCGTTCGATCAGCATCATAATATTTCTTCTAATCAAAGGAGTACCATCTACTGGAAGTACACATTTGGGTATCGCCTCGATCATTCTGGATATTCTTGTGCCCTTTCCAGCTGCTAGTATGATGGCTTTCATGGCTGTCCCTACCTTCAATGATAGATTTAACAGGGTAAAGATTTTTCTATGTTCTCGAACTCATTCCAAAATCTATTCATAGTATCATAGCTTCCAGTTGTAATTCGAATCCACTTAATTAAAATGGGATAACTATATATTTTAATTAGAATCCCTCTCTTTTTTAACTCTGTGAATATCACCTTTGGATCATTATTGCTCCTTATTAGAACATAATTCCCATTATTATAGTAATGTTCATATTCACTCTCTCGTAACTTGGATAACAACCATTCTCTTCCTTCCAATTCAGAAGCTTTCAAGGATTGAATCACATCAGGATGATCCATTAATTCTTCGGCAAAGCGTATAGCCAGACTATTCACAGGGTAAGTTGAACTAGCGTTAGATAAAAAACGAATTATGTCTGGATTAGATATGGCATAACCAATCCTTAATCCTGCAATGGATAACATTTTAGAAAATGTGCGAAACACTACTACATTCTCATATTTACCCACAAGAGATATGAAGGTCTGATCATAGAAGTAATGATAAGCTTCATCGATTACCACGATAGCTCTATTTTCTCTCGCTTTTTCTATGATCATTATTACCTCTTCTTCTCTCCAAGGGTCACCTATGGGACTATTGGGATTAAGAAGTATGACAACACTTGTGTCTTCATCGATTGAGTTAATGAAATAGTTAGTGTTTAATCTGAAATCCTGCCCGTATTCGATCGGACAATATTTTAAGCCATACATTTTTGTATAGACTGAGTACATTTCAAATGTAGGTGAAGCGGAGATTACTTTTTTGCCCGGCTCTCCAAATACTTCGAACAATAACCTTATAGCATCATCTGAACCATTCGTTAAGGCTATGTTTTCAGCCTTATAATTCAAACTTTCTGCTATCTTTTTTATCAAATCATTTTTCTCTGGGTACATGGATATCATTTCAGGACTCACACTGCTCATTACTTTATTGAAAAAAGGGCCCGGTAGCCCCTCAGGGTTCTCATTCATATCCAAACGAATAAAATCTTTCCGAATGTCTTGATAAGATGTACGATATAGATTTTTCACATTAGGATTCACAAAATACATTGTTTTTCTCCTTCTCCAAAGAAATAAAATCTCCACTCAACAGATCGAGCTTAATAGATGAATGGATTTTCACCCCACTTGTGCCATCAGAGTTCGTTATACTTCTATTAAAACGGTCGATTCTTTCTTCTTTTTTGAAGTCTTGATTACTATTAACCATCTCCACAAACTGGGATATCGTATCTCCCTCTCCAGTCAAATAGCATCCTAGATAATCAGCAAAATAGTACCTATCTGCTCCTAAAACTTCTCTATTCAGTAGCCCCAACACTGGTTTGCTAGTAGCTATATATTGAAGCATAATAGAACTATAATCACTTATTATTGCATCAGTCAGGTGGATTGCAGGGTATGCATTTGAACTGCTGTCTACAACTATATTCTTAGAGTTATCTATTTTTTGTTTTATTTCTGCATACGACTGTTTAATATTAGGTCTCATTGTTTTCAAAGTTATTTCAGTAAGTGGATGTGGCCTCCAGATTAAAGAAAATTGAGCATTTTCCAAAAAATAATTGATAGTCTCCTCGATCTGGCTATACCAAGTTTCTGTTGACAAAAGGTCTGCAATACCGGTATTAAACAAAAAGGTCTTTCGTTCACGTTGAATATCTTTCCAAAGATTCAGATACGGATCTATGGAATCGTTCTGCCTCAAAGCAGCATCAATCTTTGGAGAGCCTAAATCTAATAATTTCTTCTCATCCACTCCACTATTAACATAAGCTTGCTTCAATACAGCTGACTGCACTACTATTTTATTCACATAATTACATGCAGCAGGTAGACTGACTTGAGGCTTATCTGAACTTCCAGCTACATAGTATGGCACGTACACCAACATATCTGTGTACTTTGAAAGATTCTCAGAGAAGAATCGCCGATCTACCATAGTAAGTGTGTTATATCCGTCGAATGGGTTGTGTACATAGATTGCATCTGGCTTTCTTTCTTCAAAATCATAAACTTCGAATGGAGTTGTTACGATATCCGTCGGCAGATCATTGCCTTCATAACAAAATTTTACTAACTGTCCTTCAGCATTTTTTTCATAATACGGAATGGGAACGACATAAACTTCGCATTCTGGATCGTTAACTGCTTCTCTATATATACTATCGAACGAATCCCACATTGAAGCTTTGTAAGGCATAAAAACAATTTCTAGATTAGCTTCAATAATTTCATTAATACTTTGACTGATTTGGGACGTAGCCAATTTCATTTCTGATATCTTCTGGTCTACCAATTCTACCTGATGTAGCCTTGGTTTAATGAAAAGAACTTCCATCATTAATTTTTGCAAACTCTCTTGTATTCGCTGGTCATTTGTAAAATGATCCGAAACTATATTCAAGCAATAATTACAATTGTCCAACATTTCTTCAGCTTGTTCTTTCTCTGCTAGCTTCACAAAATCCAAACCTTCGTCTACCGTGAATAATAGATCAATTAAATCTTTCTTTTTACTTCGTCTCATAGAACTAGATTCTTGTTTCATTTTTGAAACATCGTATGCATACGAACTAATTGGTTCCAGCTTTTCGTTACGCATCCATAAGCAGAGTGGGAATTTTTTACTTATTATTTGTTTCAATCTTTCTTCCTCTTCTTTTTCAGAAACAACAACACTTAACTGATACAACCGCTCGTAGGAGCTATATTCGTCTGATAATTCTAGCAATTTAGCGTAGAACATCTCGGCGTCTTCATAGTATTGAGATCTCATACAAAGATCTCCTAGCAACTCGACAACCTCTACATTGCGAGGTTGAAGCTCGAACAACTTCACAAGTAAATCTATGGCTAATTCACTAAACCCGTATTCAATCAAGTTCTCACAAATTTTTATATTTGTTGCCATACTCCCTTGTAATAGAACCTTGTAAAGCTCTTCAAACTTTTCAAACTCATGCAGACATATTAAATTAACCAACAGACTTAAAAGTATTTCTTCTATATCTTTTGTTAGATATAATTTATCTTTAGGATGGTTTAAAGTAATATTTTTAAGACTTCTCAACTCTTTTTGACTCAAATTCATTCTGGAAGAACCCATCTTAAACAAAGACTCATCCTTTAAAATATAGGACAGCAGTAAGATGTCCAAGCTGTTAGAATCATCATACTCAGAAACATTGGCCCAAATTTCCCCGGCCATCTTATACTCCTTGTTGAACTGATATGCTACAGCTCTAACATTATCTTGGACCGTAACTTGATGTGCATCCAAATATCGTTGCAATAAAGGATGGCGCAAATAATACAACGCTTCAAGTACGCTCTCAAATTGCTTCTTATTAGTTATAGGGAATATACGATTGGCCTCGATATAAATATCATCTAATGGAATCCCCGCTTTATTTACAATCTCAAAATATTTAATAATAAATGCAACGAAATCACTTTTCTGATGTACAGCTTGCAAAATATGTTCGTATCCCTTAGTTAACTCATTTCGAGATGTATACCATTCTGCGAGTCTAAAATGTGCAATGTATGAACCACTGCCCTCCGAATAAGCAATGCCTTGATCTCCAATTTCCAAACAGTTCTTCATACATCGAATAGCGTCTTTGTAGTAATAAATTTCCATGTAAAATACAGCTTGTATGTGGAAAAGATCTACTTCTCTTGGATATATCTCAACTGCTTCATTTAATATAACCAATGCTTCCTCATATTTTTTAAGTTCTCCAAGGCTCTGACATAAATAGTTTATTAACTCAGGAGCAAATGACATCTCTTTGCCCATTGAGTAAGCTTCCTTAAAATATTGAATTGCTTTTTGAGGCTCATCCATCGATAAATATGTCTTTCCCATATTAAAGAGGTTGTACGCTGATGCATTCTCCTCAACCTCTGCCTTCATTAATAAGAAGTTTCTCTTTGCTTTCTTTCTTTCAGTTAACATCTCCTCCGTATAGCCAGTATGCGTAATATTGAAATCAGTTTGCCCTCCCGCAATTAACTCCGTTTTTTCCATTGTATTAAGATGCTCATGTAAGCGATTTTTGTAGTGTAAACCAACACTATTTCTAAAAAGTCGTATAGATCTATGAACTGTCTTTCTATCACCTGTTTTGAGATTATAAATTTTCGTATAATAATAATCTGCTTCTGATTCTAGTTCACTTAGCAAATCTACTGATTCTTCTAAGTATTCATCTGCATCTAATACAAGAATATAATCGGTTACTGCATATTTTAAGGATGTGTTTCTTGCTACCGAAAAATCGTTCACCCATTCCATATGAAAAAGATCCTTCGTATACTCTTTCGCAATGGAGACTGTTTCATCTGTCGATCCCGTATCGACTATCACAATTTGATCCACTTTATTTTGAACACTATCCAGGCAGCGTCTTAGAACATCCTGTTCATTTTTAACAATCATACATAATGCAACTGTCTTCTTCATATGAGTCCCCCGTTACTTCACATTTATGACACGCCCATACTATATAATATATCGGCCTAATCATTGCCTGTTGTTAGTACTCTATTGAAGGGAAGGACTTCAATATCCGCATCCTAATGCCAAAAATCCAACTACAGCCCCAATCTTTATCATCAATAAACTGTTACCTGATATTTTCTTTATTTGCATCTTTAATCTCTCTTTAAACTAAACATATTAATACCTATGTGAAAGTAAGATTTTTGGTTCAAAGAAAAAAAGACCTTCGAGAAATATCTCGAAGGCCCTTTTTTCGGAAAATTAACGAAGCAATTGCAGAACAGCTTGTGGTTGTTGGTTTGCTTGTGCCAACATTGCTTGGGAAGCTTGCGCAAGAATATTGTTTTTAGTTTGGTTCATCATTTCTTTGGCCATATCTACATCGCGAATACGGGATTCCGCAGCAGACAGGTTCTCAGAAGTTGTTCCCAAGTTGTTGATTGTGTGCTCCAAACGGTTTTGGTTTGCACCCAGTTTGGAACGTTCAGCAGACACGTCTGTGATCGCTTTATTAATCGTAGTGATTGCTGTACTAGCATCTGTTTGTTTAGAAATATCTACAGCATTGACTCCCAAAGTAGTAGCACCCATATCGCCAATTTTCAAAGTAATGCTTTGACCTGCATTAGCTCCAATTTGGAATACTACACTAGAAGCATCCGTGTTATTCAACAATTTTTTTGTATTGAACTCAGTATCTGTAGAGATACGAGTGATCTCTTTTGTCAACTCAGCAACTTCTTTTTGAAGTTCTGCACGATCCTCATCTGTGTTTGTATCATTCGAGGATTGTACTGCCAACTCACGCATACGTTGCAGGATGGAGTGAGTCTCGTTCAGTGCGCCCTCAGCTGTTTGGATCAAAGAGATACCATCTTGAGCGTTTTTGGAAGCCATGTCCAAACCGCGAATTTGTCCACGCATTTTTTCGGAGATTGCCAAACCTGCAGCGTCGTCACCAGCACGGTTGATACGCAGACCGGAAGACAATTTCTCGATTGCTTTGTTTGTGTTAGTTGTGTTAGTGCCCAGTTGGCGATGAGTGTTCATCGCAGCGATATTGTGGTTGATAATCATTGAGTGTTTCCTCCCTGAAATAAGTTAGTTCCACATCCTTGTGGTAAACGCCGCGACATTAAGGTCGGCCGCCCTGCCGAAGCAGCGTCTAAATTATATATCGACAGAATGTAAGGAACTGTTTATAGCAAATTGGAACTTTTTTATTTTTTTTTATTTTCTGTCTCACGGAGCAATTCCATAAATGCCTCGACATTAGGTACAAGGGGTGTTGCTGACTCACGGTTTGCCTCCTGAATAGATGCATAAACCTCCTGACGGAATATGTCGATGTGCTTAGGAGCGGATATACCAATCCTCACCGTATCACCTTCTACTGCCAGTACAGTCACCTCAATATGATCCTGGATGATAATGGACTCTCCTTTTTTACGTGACAATACCAGCATCTCAAACTCCACCCTTCACTGAATTTGTATCTTTTGCTGGCCAGATCTCATGACGTGTCCCGTATGAGGACTGATGAAGGACTACTTGTTTTCCTGTTCTTTTACTCGGGTTAAGTACCACTGGTGCAAGCAAATTCATCGTGGACTTACTAACTTCTGATTGAATTGTTACGATTGAGTATACGGAAACCTCTTCACTAATCTCCAGTTCAGCTCGATCTGCCTCAGGAAGCTCAAAACTATAGTCTGGAGCGAAAACAAAAGGACTTACTAGCAAGAAAGACAATTCAGGTTCGTTTATGGACTGCAAGTAGATAAAGGGAGTCTCCTCCCATGGAATTATTGCAAATTGAGTCTCTTCATCGAATCCAGGCAAACCTTTTGAAAAGTGATATATATTATCTTCTCTAACATCAAGTTCTCCCCACATGCTTGTCTGAATATTAATAATAAGCGCCTCCTTGGCGAAGATTTTTATACAGAAAGAGCCATAGAAGTCTACAATGAAGACCGTCTATAGCTCTATTATAACTATTACATCCCTATATCTATAGCAGGCGGAGTATATTGAATTGAAGCATACTGCTTCACATAGATATCCAATTTCCCCCGATGGTACTCAATCTCTGGTTTGTTCACGGTAACGTTCATTTCAGAGACAGCCGATTCAAAACGAATACTCGGTGCTTGAGTTTCAATCCGTATATCAACGTTATCCATGGAAGCAGGCGTCCTTATTTCGGGAAAAGGCTTTGATTTCCAATTAGTACCCACAATGTTGGCAATCGTATTGCCTGGCTTGTGAATAGAAGCCAGTTCATTTCCTTGCTGAACACGTTCAGCCATGTTTTCCAGAAAGATTTTCTCAATCCCCGAATAGATGCGTGCGTTCATATCAATCATGCTTCCACCCGTATAGGCGGAGAACGCCCTACTCTGATCTACCTCGAATCGGATCGGATGGCTCTCCACGGTCAGCCTCGACGGACGTGTCGTCATTTGAACATCTGCCTTAGGCTGACGAATGGAATACTGACCTAGATCGGCATCAATTTGCAACACAGAAGGTGTTGTATGAATCTGTAGGATGGGAATGGTTTTCAAAAGATCACCCTTCCTATTTATCTAAGGAAATCAACCAAGGATTGAGAAATGATTTTAGCACCTGTAGACAACGAAGCATTGTAGATATTTTCCTGAATCTTTGATTGGATAGACAACTCGGCAAAATCCGCGTCCTCCACTTTCGATTGCAGGTCGGTTAGGTTAACTTCAAGATCACTCAATCTTCCTTGCATAAGATCAACCCTGTTCGTTTTAGCCCCAACCTCAGCACGAATGGCGAGAATTTTATCTGTACGACTGTCAATCGCATCAAGCTGATTAGACAATTCACCTAAGTTTCCGTCAGTAAGGGCCTGGCCAATCGTATTAAAGATAACAAATAAATTGTCTGTTTCTGTAGAGTTTCCAAAGAACTCATTTCCGGTAACGTTAATCGGCATTTGTATGCTCTCACCAACGATAAAGTTGATTTTCCCAGGATCGGTTATCACAGCAGCTGCGTTAGTTGTATCAAATGAACCATCCGCGCTTGCTGGAAAATCATAAGGCTTTTGATCATAGGTTTCGCCATTGAAAATGTATTTCCCATTCAACTTACTGTTTGAAATATCAACGAGTTGTGCCTTAAGTTGCTTTACCTCTTCGTTAATGCTATCCAGTGCCTCTTGGGGATTAGTTCCGGTAGCTGCATTCACTATTAGTTCCCTCAGACGTCCAATGACACTTCCGGTCTGGTCCATCACCGTATCATTAAATTCCAGCCAAGAAATCGTGCTATCCACGTTTTTTTGATATTGTTCGTTGGAAGAAAGTTCTGCACGATAACGAAGGGAGTAAGTTATCCCTACAGGATCATCAGAAGGTTTATTGATTTTACGGCCTGTTGCCAGTTGAGTTTGTGTATTGTTCATCTGCTGTGCATTGCGGTTCAAGTTAAGAACCAACTGCGAGCTAAGCATATTATTTGTAATTCTCATCGTCTTCTATGTCAGTCCCCTCTTATTATCTGCCGACTGTACCGGTAGAATTAATCAATTTATCAAGCAGCTGATCATAGGTAGTCATAAAACGTGCAGAGGCGCTGTAAGCATGCTGGAATTTGATCATGTTCGCCATCTCTTCATCCAATGAAACACCACTAACCGATTGGCGGCGAGTATCTACTTGTTCTACAAGAAACTCCGAATTAGATGTCTGACGTGCCGCTTCCTGAGATTGGACCCCGAGTTGTCCCACAATGGCACTGAACTGAGCACCAACCGTTGCATTACGCAAACCATCAGCTGATTTCATCGGCGTATCTTTAAGATTGGCAAGCAGATTCGCCAGTGTATTATTCCCCTTGATTACGGTCTCTGCTCCTGAGGCATCAGTAGTAGTTCTTAGAGATGTTGCGATCTTATTCGGATCCGCCAGAATCGCGGCGTTCAATGAGATATTGCCAGCTGTAATTGCAGTTCCACCATCAGAGGATGTGAAGAATGGTACTCCAGGAGAAGTCGATCCATCCATGCTATATCCAAGTTGATGTAGACCATTCAAACCTTTGACCGTAACGGTCAGATCAGCTGACAGTGTACGTGCAGCCCCTGTATATGTCACCCCACCCAGAACAGTATTGTCTGGCAGGACTGAGCCTGCTGGCAATGTTATTTGAATATCTCCATTGGCAAGTGTATTGGCCAGGTCATCCATTTGTTTCTGATAGTCACTGACTAATGTATCTCTCGACTTAATCATCCCGTGAACTTCGCCATTCGTGAGATTACCCGCAGCATAAGCAGTATTAAGAAAAGCCGAATCTACCGTTGCTTGTACTGCCCCACCTGTAACCAGTGCTTGCCCATTCATCTGGATCTGGTAGCCCTGGGGAGAGTCTGTGACAGTAATATTCATAATCTTGGACAATTTGTCTGCCATCAGATCACGTTGGTCACGAAGGTCATTAGCGTTATCACCAAGAGACTCTACTTTAACTATAGCGCTATTAAGGTTGGCAATGTTACCAAGATATCCTTGAATTTCACTGCCCTTCACTTCAATATTGTTATCCAAATCCTGACTCAGTGCATCCAGTTGGCGGCTGATCTGATTCATCGCATCTGTCAGAGCAAGAGTCGTCTCTTTTACGATTCGACGAGCAGTAACATCCTCCGGATTTTTGCTCAGATCGGACCACGATTTATAGAAGTTATCCATTACGGTCCGAAATCCGGTGTCAGATGGTTCATTTACAATGGCTTCAAGTTTCTCAAGTGTATCCCGTTGAATGGACCAACTTCCAAAGTTGTTGTTTTCATTACGGAACTGGTCATCGAGAAACTTCTCACGGACACGGGTAATGGAATCAAACTCCACCCCTGTTCCGAGTTGTCCTGGTGTTGTACTGTGCAAAAATGCAAACGGCTCCATAGGAATAGATGCCTGCATGTTTACCTTTTGCCGGGAGTACCCTTCGGTGTTGGCATTGGCCACATTGTGACCAGTTGTGCTAAGAGCTGTCGTCTGTGTGAACAAACTGCGTTTAGCCGTTTCGATTGAATGAAAAGTAGATGTCACCTTGTTTCCCCCTAATTAATCAGGCACGTGTATCAAAAAGACCGATTCGCCCTGGATTACCGTTCTTATCAGCAGGATGCTGATATGTGGCATCCTGTTCCGGCCGAGAAGCAAATATGTCCATTGAGAGATCAATAAACATCAATGATTGCTCGATCAGTTTTTGATTCAATTGATTAATCTCTTTCAACTCCTGCAATGTTCCCGCGAGCTTCTTCTGGACTTCAAGCAATCGCTGTTTGTCAGCCGGATCAAAAATAAGCTTGGAGATCTCTGTGATATTCAGGTTCAACATAGATTTGATCCCACGCTCCTGAAGTAATTCATGAACTGCGCTCAGTCGTTCACTTTCAAGCGGCTCCTGCTGTTTCATAAACTTGGATTCCCTATTCATCAGAGAAATGAGTTGGTCCACA
This window of the Paenibacillus marchantiae genome carries:
- a CDS encoding phosphocholine cytidylyltransferase family protein, whose amino-acid sequence is MSISKTVVINCAGVGSRLGLGITKALIELEGKPLISWQLEMLKNIEDVRVVVGFQADQVIEHVLTVRKDVTFVFNHDYLTTGTGASLSLGAKHAKGLVISLDGDLLVHPEDFQLFLESRNECIGYCDINTEDPVLVNIIQDKSEEFITSFSRTKGNYEWSGLVQIDAAKLESGKGHVYQIIEKFNPMKAVSIRCQEIDTPQDYDAALKWVRTYLIEKEINLNLKGSMQIAR
- a CDS encoding HAD-IB family phosphatase, with the translated sequence MEKEWTFLFDLDGTITKKELLPIISKELGLYEEIKKLTEDTIKGLIPFHESFLKRVDLLKSIPVKVVQDIVLSAPLNKKIVEFINENKEQCNIVTGNLDVWVGPLCQQLGVKSFTSRAEVEKGKIVRVLEVLEKRQVAKKIPGEFVAVGEGNNDAEMIREATIGLAYGGVHAPAKSVLAYATHAIYQEDQLCRFLRQLL
- a CDS encoding class I SAM-dependent methyltransferase is translated as MSRVYNDNVRIDYQSLHEFYKKRAFNKVSIDVDAPVVLVGDRDKSKIEEWTNFEVEQRLPLLKLDTNSVVLEAGCGTGRITKYITPFAKAYVGVDYVKELIEIIKKRDDIQKKESTFFLHSSMQEIANGQIELPLKQKFNRFVISGGVLMYMNDEDVKYVLTDLSERLEQESIIYLSEPIAINERLTLNKFYSESLKSDYSAIYRTEKEYFELFDVFLENGFKMEVNEEFFFRDIKAQKETKQWIFVLRRV
- a CDS encoding LicD family protein, producing the protein MVNYIKLNEEQLKHLQSDILLLLVELDRICKEHDIKYYLAYGTLIGAVRHKGFVPWDDDIDVQMLRNDYEKFCDLCKKELNTERFFLQTQETDIFYNWVYGKLRLKDTSYIRAGQEHIKQEDGIFLDILPLDNISNSKLKITIINLVCKICRKILWSQVGKKNANKLYLKLIYKLLSYVPRNIVIMLFEKFAKWDKEKETSLLASHNTFKQTYKSEWYRERVEVNFEGKTFFAPKGYTEILTLVYGDFMKIPPEIERRALFCVIY
- a CDS encoding phosphocholine cytidylyltransferase family protein; translated protein: MKAIILAAGKGTRISRMIEAIPKCVLPVDGTPLIRRNIMMLIERNIKPVVCVGYYKSEIYKALEGMDVTYYYNPFYDVTNSIASIWFARAELTEDTIIMNGDVYFNESILDLIISTEKECALLVDTERITVGDYFLKLENGLITKYGKELPIQERSCEYVGIGKIKSKFLEYFSERLNMLIGDQHHQLWWENILYSLIKEKRIDTIDISGHFWAEIDYFDDYERILAHIDLKNGSVEGSRGL
- a CDS encoding pyridoxal phosphate-dependent aminotransferase — encoded protein: MYFVNPNVKNLYRTSYQDIRKDFIRLDMNENPEGLPGPFFNKVMSSVSPEMISMYPEKNDLIKKIAESLNYKAENIALTNGSDDAIRLLFEVFGEPGKKVISASPTFEMYSVYTKMYGLKYCPIEYGQDFRLNTNYFINSIDEDTSVVILLNPNSPIGDPWREEEVIMIIEKARENRAIVVIDEAYHYFYDQTFISLVGKYENVVVFRTFSKMLSIAGLRIGYAISNPDIIRFLSNASSTYPVNSLAIRFAEELMDHPDVIQSLKASELEGREWLLSKLRESEYEHYYNNGNYVLIRSNNDPKVIFTELKKRGILIKIYSYPILIKWIRITTGSYDTMNRFWNEFENIEKSLPC